The Luteimonas sp. YGD11-2 genome has a window encoding:
- the gcvH gene encoding glycine cleavage system protein GcvH, whose amino-acid sequence MSEIPGDLKFLKSHEWARVEGDGRVTVGISDHAQGLLGDLVYVDLPSVGDRVEAGTGAAVVESVKAASDVYSPVTGTVVAVNSDLADKPETINEDAFGEGWIFAVEIEDSEQLNELLDPDDYASLLDDAD is encoded by the coding sequence ATGAGCGAGATTCCCGGCGACCTGAAGTTCCTCAAATCCCACGAATGGGCCCGCGTCGAGGGCGACGGCAGGGTCACGGTCGGCATCTCCGACCATGCCCAGGGCCTGCTGGGTGACCTCGTCTATGTGGACCTTCCCAGCGTCGGCGATCGCGTCGAAGCCGGCACCGGTGCCGCCGTGGTCGAGTCGGTCAAGGCCGCCTCCGATGTCTATTCGCCGGTCACCGGCACCGTGGTCGCGGTGAACTCCGATCTCGCCGACAAGCCGGAGACGATCAACGAGGATGCGTTCGGCGAAGGCTGGATCTTCGCGGTGGAAATCGAGGACAGCGAGCAGCTCAACGAACTGCTCGATCCCGACGACTACGCGTCGTTGCTCGATGACGCCGACTGA
- a CDS encoding adenylate kinase — protein sequence MRLVLLGAPGSGKGTQAARLREYLQVPHISTGDLLRAEVAAQSPLGLQAKEVMARGDLVSDDILLGMLRDRFSRDDTRAGFILDGYPRNLAQAAALGELLADLGQSFDAAVQLEVDNELLVERLAGRAQAEGRADDNPESVRKRLQVYDQQTAPVIEYYRQQGQLTVIDGVGSLDEVFNRILGAIQVEKPVG from the coding sequence ATGCGACTGGTTCTTTTGGGTGCGCCCGGTTCGGGCAAGGGCACGCAGGCGGCACGGCTGAGGGAATACCTGCAGGTCCCGCACATCTCCACCGGCGACCTGCTGCGCGCGGAAGTCGCGGCGCAGTCGCCGCTGGGGCTGCAGGCGAAGGAAGTGATGGCGCGCGGCGACCTGGTCTCCGACGACATACTGCTCGGCATGCTGCGTGACCGCTTCTCGCGCGACGACACCCGCGCCGGATTCATCCTCGACGGCTACCCGCGCAACCTCGCCCAGGCCGCCGCGCTCGGGGAGCTGCTGGCCGACCTCGGCCAGTCCTTCGATGCCGCGGTCCAGCTCGAGGTCGACAACGAGCTGCTGGTCGAGCGCCTCGCCGGGCGTGCGCAGGCAGAAGGCCGCGCCGACGACAACCCCGAATCGGTGCGCAAGCGCCTGCAGGTCTACGACCAGCAGACCGCGCCGGTGATCGAGTACTACCGCCAGCAGGGCCAGCTGACCGTCATCGACGGCGTTGGCAGCCTCGACGAGGTATTCAACCGCATCCTCGGCGCGATCCAGGTCGAGAAGCCGGTCGGCTGA
- a CDS encoding 6-phosphofructokinase, translated as MATGNLLYAQSGGVTAVINATASGVITEARARRIRVLAAREGILGALREDLVDTGRERIADIRALAHTPGGAFGSCRFKLKSLDEDRAKYQRLLDVFRAHDVRWFLYNGGNDSADTALKVSQLAEASDYPLTCIGVPKTIDNDLAVTDSSPGFGSAAKYTAVSVREAALDVASMAGSSTRVFVYEAMGRHAGWLAAAAGLAGDGPDDAPHLILFPERAYDEADFLARVQAVVDRVGWCVVVASEGIRTADGRFVAESGGGSDAFGHAQLGGVAPYLAGRVKDALGLKVHWAVPDYLQRSARHIASKTDLDQAIAVGRAAVRYALEGRNATMPAVRRVSASPYRWTIEPAPLTRVANREKKMPGAFLRRDGYGITAAARRYLQPLVRGEAWPPYRDGLPAYVSLKNMPVAKKLPDWEP; from the coding sequence ATGGCCACAGGAAACCTGCTCTACGCCCAGTCCGGCGGCGTCACCGCCGTCATCAACGCCACCGCATCCGGGGTCATCACCGAGGCGCGCGCGCGACGCATCCGCGTGCTCGCCGCGCGCGAGGGCATCCTCGGTGCATTGCGCGAGGACCTCGTCGATACCGGTCGCGAGCGCATCGCCGATATCCGCGCACTGGCACACACGCCGGGCGGTGCCTTCGGCTCGTGCCGCTTCAAGCTGAAGTCGCTCGACGAGGACCGCGCGAAATACCAGCGCCTGCTCGACGTGTTCCGCGCGCACGACGTGCGCTGGTTCCTCTACAACGGCGGCAACGATTCCGCCGACACCGCGCTCAAGGTGTCGCAGCTGGCGGAAGCTTCGGACTACCCGCTGACCTGCATCGGCGTCCCCAAGACCATCGACAACGATCTCGCGGTCACCGACTCTTCGCCCGGCTTCGGCTCGGCCGCGAAATACACCGCGGTGTCGGTGCGCGAGGCGGCGCTGGACGTGGCCTCGATGGCGGGCTCGTCGACCCGCGTGTTCGTGTACGAGGCGATGGGCCGCCACGCCGGCTGGCTCGCGGCGGCGGCCGGGCTTGCCGGCGACGGCCCGGACGACGCACCGCACCTGATCCTGTTTCCCGAGCGCGCCTATGACGAGGCCGACTTCCTCGCCCGCGTGCAGGCGGTGGTCGATCGCGTCGGCTGGTGCGTGGTGGTTGCAAGCGAAGGCATCCGCACCGCCGACGGCAGGTTCGTTGCGGAGTCCGGCGGCGGCAGCGATGCGTTCGGCCATGCCCAGCTCGGCGGCGTCGCGCCCTACCTCGCGGGCCGGGTGAAGGATGCCCTCGGGCTCAAGGTGCACTGGGCGGTGCCCGACTACCTGCAGCGTTCGGCGCGGCATATCGCCTCCAAGACCGACCTCGACCAGGCCATCGCCGTCGGTCGTGCCGCGGTGCGTTATGCACTCGAAGGCCGCAACGCGACGATGCCGGCGGTACGCCGCGTGTCCGCGAGCCCGTACCGCTGGACCATCGAGCCGGCACCGCTGACGCGGGTGGCCAATCGCGAGAAGAAGATGCCGGGGGCGTTCCTGCGTCGCGACGGCTACGGCATCACCGCGGCCGCGCGCCGTTACCTGCAACCGCTGGTGCGCGGCGAAGCGTGGCCACCCTACCGCGACGGCCTGCCGGCATATGTATCGCTGAAGAACATGCCGGTGGCGAAGAAGCTGCCGGACTGGGAGCCGTAG
- a CDS encoding LON peptidase substrate-binding domain-containing protein encodes MNPSEGTTPLPLFPLSSVLLPGAATTLRIFEPRYLDLVRDCGRSGSGFGVCLILEGSETGAPALPAAVGTLAAIEDFDRDADGLLVLRVRGGRRFRVRQVRVRDNGLVVADVVWLADDVPARTRPEHMLLAELLRRMLERAVGEGVVRIPEHHFADAAWVGWRLAELLPLGEHERQALLQEDDVHARLQQLLEQVV; translated from the coding sequence ATGAACCCGTCCGAAGGCACCACGCCGCTGCCGCTGTTCCCGCTGTCGAGCGTGCTGCTGCCCGGCGCGGCCACCACGCTGCGCATCTTCGAGCCGCGCTATCTCGACCTGGTGCGCGACTGCGGCCGCAGCGGCAGCGGCTTCGGCGTCTGCCTGATCCTGGAGGGCAGCGAAACCGGGGCGCCGGCATTGCCGGCGGCGGTGGGCACGCTGGCGGCCATCGAGGATTTCGACCGCGACGCCGATGGCCTGCTGGTGCTGCGCGTGCGTGGTGGCCGGCGGTTTCGCGTGCGCCAGGTGCGGGTGCGCGACAACGGCCTGGTGGTTGCCGACGTCGTGTGGCTGGCCGATGACGTGCCCGCACGGACGCGCCCCGAACACATGCTGCTGGCCGAGCTGCTGCGGCGCATGCTCGAGCGCGCGGTCGGTGAGGGCGTGGTGCGCATCCCGGAACACCACTTCGCGGATGCGGCGTGGGTGGGCTGGCGGCTGGCGGAACTGCTGCCGCTGGGCGAACACGAGCGCCAGGCGCTGCTGCAGGAGGACGACGTCCACGCGCGCCTGCAGCAACTGCTCGAACAGGTCGTCTGA
- the mpl gene encoding UDP-N-acetylmuramate:L-alanyl-gamma-D-glutamyl-meso-diaminopimelate ligase — MELHDLKIHILGIAGTFMGGVAALAREAGVEVEGSDQAVYPPMSTQLERLGIGLHQGYQPAHIAGDADLVVIGNALSRGNAAVEAVLDAGRAYSSGAQWLAEHVLPGRTTLAVAGTHGKTTTSTILAWLLQTAGRDCGFLIGGVAEDFGVSARLGSDPLFVVEADEYDTAFFDKRSKFVHYRPRVAILNNLEYDHADIFPDLASIQRQFHHLVRTVPGGGRLVVNGEDPHLAEVLAMGCWTPVDRFGIDGEFEWNARLIEADGRAFEVVHRGRSLGEVRWPLLGRHNVMNALAAIAACHAAGVDPQPLLPALAQFRSVKRRMEQVGEIDGIRVYDDFAHHPTAIATTLAGLRASVGDARIVVAMEPRSNSMRLGAHADGLAPSLDAADAVVFLHRPELAWDAGRVVQSVRGQAFAVPDADTLMATLGALVEPGDHVVFMSNGGFDGAPRRFVAMLQAGRAAPPA, encoded by the coding sequence ATGGAATTGCACGACTTGAAGATCCATATCCTCGGCATCGCCGGCACCTTCATGGGCGGCGTCGCCGCGCTGGCGCGCGAGGCCGGCGTCGAGGTCGAAGGCAGCGACCAGGCGGTCTATCCGCCGATGTCCACCCAGCTCGAGCGCCTCGGCATCGGTCTGCACCAGGGCTACCAGCCCGCACACATTGCCGGCGACGCCGACCTCGTGGTGATCGGCAACGCGCTGTCGCGCGGCAATGCCGCGGTGGAGGCGGTGCTCGATGCCGGCCGAGCCTATTCCTCCGGTGCGCAGTGGCTGGCCGAGCACGTGCTGCCCGGCCGCACCACGCTGGCGGTCGCCGGCACCCACGGCAAGACCACCACCTCGACCATCCTTGCCTGGCTGCTGCAGACGGCCGGGCGCGACTGCGGCTTCCTGATCGGCGGCGTGGCCGAGGACTTCGGTGTCTCCGCGCGGCTGGGCAGTGACCCGCTGTTCGTGGTCGAGGCCGACGAATACGACACCGCGTTCTTCGACAAGCGCAGCAAGTTCGTGCACTACCGGCCGCGGGTGGCGATCCTCAACAACCTCGAGTACGACCACGCCGACATCTTCCCGGACCTCGCCTCGATCCAGCGCCAGTTCCACCATCTGGTGCGCACGGTTCCCGGCGGCGGGCGGCTGGTGGTCAACGGCGAGGACCCGCACCTGGCCGAGGTGCTGGCGATGGGCTGCTGGACCCCGGTCGACCGTTTCGGCATCGACGGCGAGTTCGAATGGAACGCGCGGCTGATCGAGGCCGATGGCCGCGCGTTCGAGGTCGTGCACCGTGGCCGGTCGCTGGGCGAAGTGCGCTGGCCGCTGCTCGGCCGCCACAACGTGATGAACGCGCTGGCCGCGATCGCCGCCTGCCATGCCGCGGGCGTCGATCCGCAACCGCTGCTGCCGGCCCTCGCGCAGTTCCGCAGCGTGAAGCGGCGCATGGAGCAGGTCGGCGAGATCGACGGCATCCGCGTCTACGACGACTTCGCCCACCATCCCACCGCGATCGCGACCACGCTTGCCGGCCTGCGTGCCAGCGTCGGCGATGCGCGCATCGTGGTGGCCATGGAGCCGCGCAGCAATTCCATGCGCCTGGGCGCGCACGCCGACGGCCTGGCGCCGTCGCTCGATGCCGCCGATGCGGTGGTGTTCCTGCATCGCCCGGAGCTGGCGTGGGATGCCGGACGTGTGGTGCAGAGCGTGCGTGGGCAGGCGTTCGCGGTGCCCGATGCCGACACGCTGATGGCGACCCTCGGTGCACTGGTCGAGCCCGGTGACCATGTGGTCTTCATGTCGAATGGCGGTTTCGACGGCGCGCCGCGGCGCTTCGTCGCGATGCTGCAGGCAGGCCGGGCGGCGCCTCCGGCCTGA
- a CDS encoding M48 family metallopeptidase encodes MNFFERQAQARRNTTRLVVLFALAVLCIVVLVDVAVLLFFGGSVGTLVGASIVTVMIIGLGSLYRMASLRAGGERVATQLGGVAVPEDTTDPQLRRLRNVVEEMAIASGVPVPALFVLEHEQGINAFAAGYAPTDAAVAVTRGALERLNRDELQGVIAHEFSHVLNGDMRINIRLMGVLFGILMLGLIGRRILIHGAASRSRDGAFVLVMALICLVIGYAGVFFGRMIKAGVSRSREVLADASAVQFTRQTQGLAGALKKIGGVQEGSKLQERADAEEISHMLFGDGVGFAGLLATHPPLIRRIQALEPGFSGEQLAGLQARWLRSPPNGLEEDVQLGLAARDDGPLPSAAARIAVTPPMIAAHVAEPADDDWTRAGAIVAAIPAALQQAARRRDEVMAVLFALLLDGDEAIRGRQHAEIAARMGMPVADLATHLRDGMQELHPMQRLPLAQLAFPVLRMRPRPELAVFLDVVEAMVHADRRVSLFEYCLGRLLQVQVTESLDPGRHARFGRQRAVNVRQEFATLLAVVAQAGHPDDADGARRAYLAGLQRVLPRDHMPYVPPDDPVQALDAVWDPLDRLEPVAKQMLVEAITDAILHDGRISVQEAELLRMVCAVLHCPLPPVLDH; translated from the coding sequence ATGAACTTCTTCGAGCGGCAGGCGCAGGCACGGCGCAACACCACCCGGCTGGTCGTGCTGTTCGCGCTGGCGGTGCTGTGCATCGTGGTGCTGGTGGACGTGGCGGTGCTGCTGTTCTTCGGCGGCAGTGTAGGCACCCTGGTGGGTGCCAGCATCGTCACCGTGATGATCATCGGCCTGGGCTCGCTGTACCGCATGGCGAGCCTGCGTGCAGGCGGCGAACGCGTGGCCACCCAGCTCGGCGGCGTGGCGGTGCCGGAGGACACCACCGATCCGCAGCTGCGCCGCCTGCGCAACGTGGTCGAGGAAATGGCGATCGCCTCCGGGGTGCCGGTACCGGCCCTGTTCGTGCTCGAGCACGAACAGGGCATCAACGCGTTCGCGGCCGGCTACGCGCCGACCGACGCCGCGGTGGCGGTGACCCGCGGCGCCCTTGAACGCCTCAACCGCGACGAGTTGCAGGGCGTGATCGCCCATGAGTTCAGCCATGTGCTCAATGGCGACATGCGCATCAACATCCGGCTCATGGGCGTGTTGTTCGGCATCCTGATGCTTGGCCTGATCGGCCGCAGGATCCTCATCCATGGCGCCGCCTCGCGCAGCCGCGATGGTGCGTTCGTGCTGGTGATGGCGCTGATCTGCCTGGTCATCGGCTACGCCGGCGTGTTCTTCGGGCGTATGATCAAGGCCGGCGTGAGCCGGTCGCGCGAAGTCCTCGCCGATGCGTCCGCGGTGCAGTTCACCCGCCAGACGCAGGGGCTTGCCGGCGCGTTGAAGAAGATCGGCGGCGTGCAGGAAGGCTCGAAGCTGCAGGAGCGCGCCGATGCCGAGGAGATCAGCCACATGCTGTTCGGCGATGGCGTGGGCTTCGCCGGTCTGTTGGCCACCCATCCTCCGCTGATCAGGCGCATCCAGGCACTGGAGCCCGGCTTCAGCGGCGAACAGCTGGCCGGGCTGCAGGCACGCTGGCTGCGCTCACCGCCCAACGGTCTCGAGGAGGACGTGCAGCTCGGCCTGGCCGCACGCGATGACGGCCCGCTGCCATCTGCCGCGGCCCGGATCGCGGTGACGCCGCCGATGATCGCGGCCCACGTGGCCGAGCCCGCGGACGACGACTGGACACGTGCCGGCGCCATCGTGGCGGCGATCCCCGCTGCCCTGCAGCAGGCCGCGCGACGGCGCGACGAGGTGATGGCGGTGCTGTTCGCGCTGCTGCTGGATGGCGACGAGGCCATCCGCGGGCGCCAGCACGCCGAGATCGCCGCGCGCATGGGCATGCCTGTGGCCGACCTGGCCACCCATCTGCGCGACGGCATGCAGGAACTGCATCCGATGCAGCGGCTGCCGCTGGCGCAGCTGGCCTTCCCGGTGCTGCGCATGCGCCCGCGTCCGGAACTCGCGGTATTCCTCGACGTGGTCGAGGCGATGGTGCACGCCGATCGCCGGGTCTCGCTGTTCGAATACTGCCTCGGGCGGCTGCTGCAGGTGCAGGTCACCGAATCGCTCGACCCGGGCCGCCATGCGCGCTTCGGGCGGCAGCGCGCCGTCAACGTGCGGCAGGAGTTCGCCACCCTGCTGGCGGTGGTGGCGCAGGCCGGGCACCCCGATGACGCCGACGGCGCACGCCGCGCGTATCTCGCCGGCCTGCAGCGCGTGCTGCCGCGCGACCACATGCCCTATGTGCCGCCGGACGACCCGGTGCAGGCACTGGATGCGGTGTGGGATCCCCTCGATCGGCTGGAGCCGGTCGCCAAGCAGATGCTGGTGGAGGCGATCACCGACGCCATCCTGCACGACGGCCGCATCTCGGTGCAGGAGGCCGAGCTGCTGCGCATGGTCTGCGCGGTGCTGCACTGCCCGCTGCCGCCGGTGCTGGATCACTAG
- a CDS encoding LemA family protein — MGSMLILLVIVGLAIVVAMWGVGIYNGLVTARNAFKNAFAQIDVQLQRRFDLIPNLVETAKGYLSHERQTLEAVVAARGAAINGLQAAAANPGDPAAMAELAQTQGALNGALGRLLAVVEAYPDLKASQNMMQLTEELTSTENRVAFARQAYNDAAMAYNNRREVFPSSIVAGMFRFEPAALLEIAADRAEVREAPKVQF; from the coding sequence ATGGGTAGCATGCTGATCCTGCTGGTAATTGTCGGCCTGGCAATCGTCGTCGCGATGTGGGGCGTGGGCATCTACAACGGCCTCGTCACCGCCCGCAACGCATTCAAGAACGCCTTCGCCCAGATCGACGTGCAGCTGCAGCGTCGCTTCGACCTGATTCCCAACCTCGTCGAGACCGCGAAGGGTTACCTCTCGCACGAGCGGCAGACGCTCGAGGCGGTGGTGGCCGCGCGCGGTGCGGCGATCAATGGCCTGCAGGCGGCGGCGGCCAATCCGGGCGACCCGGCGGCGATGGCCGAACTTGCGCAGACGCAGGGCGCGCTCAATGGGGCGCTCGGGCGGCTGCTTGCGGTGGTGGAGGCCTATCCGGACCTCAAGGCCAGCCAGAACATGATGCAGCTCACCGAGGAGCTGACCAGCACGGAGAACCGCGTCGCCTTCGCACGCCAGGCCTACAACGATGCGGCGATGGCCTACAACAACAGGCGCGAGGTGTTCCCGTCGAGCATCGTCGCCGGCATGTTCCGTTTCGAACCGGCCGCGCTGCTGGAGATCGCCGCCGACCGCGCCGAAGTGCGCGAGGCGCCGAAGGTGCAGTTCTGA
- a CDS encoding histone H1-like repetitive region-containing protein, which produces MQKQHPVSDTPAPSRHGRFPAGASDIESAVRAGRVATQVSVPMRVARRRLVAGPIPAAFANWARSTRSSIDEESHPMATKKATKKSATKKTAKKAAATKRVSKVAKKATARKAAAKKTTARKAAAKKTTARKAATKKTTARKSAAKKTTARKAAAKKSTARKAATGRKSTAKKAATRKTAKKAVAKRPAAKKATARKSTAKKAATRKTPAKKTARKATAKKAAPRKAVAKKMPRRAAKKPAPVAIPAAPAPLM; this is translated from the coding sequence ATGCAAAAACAGCACCCCGTTTCGGACACGCCCGCGCCATCCAGGCACGGGCGTTTTCCTGCGGGTGCGTCGGACATCGAATCGGCAGTGCGTGCCGGCCGGGTCGCGACGCAGGTATCCGTTCCGATGCGCGTCGCGCGTCGGCGGTTGGTCGCGGGTCCGATCCCCGCGGCGTTCGCGAACTGGGCACGTAGTACCCGAAGTTCCATTGACGAGGAGAGCCATCCCATGGCCACGAAGAAAGCCACCAAGAAATCGGCAACCAAGAAGACTGCCAAGAAAGCCGCGGCCACCAAGCGCGTGAGCAAGGTTGCCAAGAAGGCAACCGCCCGCAAGGCGGCGGCGAAGAAGACCACCGCGCGCAAGGCTGCAGCCAAGAAGACCACCGCACGCAAGGCCGCAACCAAGAAGACCACGGCCCGCAAGTCGGCAGCCAAGAAGACCACCGCGCGCAAGGCGGCAGCGAAGAAGTCGACGGCCCGCAAGGCCGCGACCGGCCGCAAGTCGACCGCGAAGAAGGCGGCGACCCGCAAGACCGCGAAGAAGGCCGTTGCCAAGCGTCCGGCGGCAAAGAAGGCGACTGCGCGCAAGTCGACGGCGAAGAAGGCCGCGACCCGCAAGACGCCTGCGAAGAAGACCGCGCGCAAGGCAACCGCCAAGAAGGCGGCGCCGCGCAAGGCCGTTGCCAAGAAGATGCCGCGTCGTGCGGCCAAGAAGCCTGCGCCGGTTGCCATCCCGGCAGCACCGGCTCCGCTGATGTAA
- a CDS encoding serine hydrolase domain-containing protein codes for MKDKVLRRRWGRAWQLGLVGMLMPLALGTTAQDLPTHAQVAPSAAEPMPVFPRPTDGRPEQRPPPVDAKPLPASFNVREFEAMAQALVADQRVPGLAMAIVHNGRVLSARGYGITDVRAAEPVDAHTVFRLASLSKSFAGTIAGVLVSEGALRWDSKVVDYMPGLRLADPNAAQQVTVADVLSHRVGLPRHTYDRDIEAGTDYTTLVQRLSSANMACAPGDCYGYQNVAFSLVGDVVFATSGQFFSEAVSRRLFKPLGMNDASYGLDGIQASPRWAKPHVRANRGWTSLMPKPTYYRVAPAAGVNASISDMAQWLIAHTGHRPDVLPAPLLATLHSPIVGTPGEMRSRAGSWRSERLNAAGYGLGWRVYDYAGHRVVFHGGAVQGYRGVMAMVPESDFGMVVLWNSESSLPSGLMPTIIDRALGLQHHRWLDIDIDDLLYADRAGDSTAPGAAASSAHARPH; via the coding sequence ATGAAAGACAAGGTGCTTCGCCGTCGGTGGGGACGCGCATGGCAACTTGGACTGGTCGGCATGCTGATGCCACTGGCCCTCGGCACCACCGCGCAGGACCTTCCCACGCATGCGCAGGTTGCGCCTTCCGCGGCGGAGCCGATGCCGGTATTCCCGCGTCCGACCGACGGCCGTCCCGAACAGCGGCCACCGCCGGTGGATGCGAAGCCGCTGCCAGCGTCCTTCAATGTGCGTGAATTCGAGGCGATGGCGCAGGCACTGGTGGCCGACCAGCGCGTGCCCGGGCTGGCCATGGCCATCGTCCACAACGGCCGCGTGCTCAGCGCGCGCGGTTACGGCATCACCGACGTGCGCGCCGCCGAGCCGGTGGATGCACACACCGTGTTCCGGCTGGCATCGCTGTCGAAGTCGTTCGCCGGCACCATTGCCGGCGTGCTCGTGTCCGAAGGCGCGCTGCGCTGGGACAGCAAGGTGGTCGACTACATGCCGGGCCTGCGCTTGGCCGACCCCAATGCGGCCCAGCAGGTCACCGTTGCCGACGTGCTGAGCCACCGCGTCGGCCTGCCGCGCCATACCTACGACCGCGACATCGAGGCCGGCACCGACTACACCACCCTCGTGCAGCGGCTGTCGTCGGCCAACATGGCCTGCGCGCCGGGCGACTGTTACGGCTACCAGAACGTCGCCTTCAGCCTGGTCGGCGACGTGGTGTTCGCGACCTCCGGGCAGTTCTTCAGCGAAGCGGTATCACGGCGCCTGTTCAAGCCGCTCGGCATGAACGATGCCAGCTATGGCCTCGACGGCATCCAGGCAAGCCCGCGCTGGGCCAAGCCGCACGTGCGCGCCAACCGCGGCTGGACATCGCTGATGCCCAAGCCCACCTACTACCGGGTGGCGCCCGCCGCAGGCGTCAACGCCAGCATCAGCGACATGGCGCAGTGGCTCATCGCGCATACCGGCCATCGCCCGGACGTGCTGCCTGCACCGCTGCTGGCAACGCTGCATTCGCCGATCGTCGGCACGCCCGGCGAAATGCGCAGCCGCGCGGGATCGTGGCGCAGCGAACGCCTCAATGCCGCCGGCTACGGGCTCGGCTGGCGCGTCTACGATTACGCCGGCCATCGCGTGGTCTTCCATGGCGGTGCGGTGCAGGGCTACCGCGGCGTGATGGCGATGGTGCCGGAGAGCGACTTCGGCATGGTGGTGCTGTGGAACAGCGAGAGCAGCCTGCCGTCCGGCCTGATGCCCACCATCATCGACCGCGCGCTCGGCCTGCAGCACCACCGCTGGCTGGATATCGATATCGACGACCTGCTCTACGCCGACCGCGCCGGCGACAGCACCGCACCAGGTGCCGCAGCGTCCAGCGCACACGCCCGGCCGCACTGA